A window from Salvia miltiorrhiza cultivar Shanhuang (shh) chromosome 2, IMPLAD_Smil_shh, whole genome shotgun sequence encodes these proteins:
- the LOC131012675 gene encoding uncharacterized protein LOC131012675 isoform X1, with amino-acid sequence MVNDSADLHFISALRSFNHRVVYANANYDHVVGWRTSSIRRQNELPKESLHVNDMKYPHIVHVEQGITEDVNNKVSSAVGTQVIDLEESISCLEEFVYIFLDIGRFNMSARYYKFDVFQLSLCVHAYEFLSREEDQDGDVTFKKGGRSRWR; translated from the exons ATGGTCAATGACTCTGCTGACCTTCATTTCAT ATCAGCATTACGATCTTTCAACCACCGTGTGGTATATGCCAACGCAAACTATGACC ATGTGGTGGGATGGAGAACTTCATCAATCCGCCGTCAAAACGAACTACCAAAG GAAAGTCTTCATGTGAATGATATGAAGTATCCTCACATCGTCCATGTAGAACAGGGAATAACTGAAGATGTAAACAATAAAGTATCCTCTGCTGTTGGAACACAGGTTATTGACTTGGAAG AGTCAATTTCATGCCTGGAGGAATTTGTATATATCTTTCTGGATATTGGAAGGTTTAATATGTCTGCAAGGTATTATAAG TTTGATGTATTCCAGCTGAGCCTTTGTGTGCACGCATATGAGTTTTTATCAAGGGAGGAAGATCAAGATGGAGATGTTACTTTCAAAAAGGGAGGAAGATCAAGATGGAGATGA
- the LOC131012675 gene encoding uncharacterized protein LOC131012675 isoform X2, whose translation MVNDSADLHFISALRSFNHRVVYANANYDHVVGWRTSSIRRQNELPKESLHVNDMKYPHIVHVEQGITEDVNNKVSSAVGTQVIDLEESISCLEEFVYIFLDIGRFNMSARYYKEILEYYYQH comes from the exons ATGGTCAATGACTCTGCTGACCTTCATTTCAT ATCAGCATTACGATCTTTCAACCACCGTGTGGTATATGCCAACGCAAACTATGACC ATGTGGTGGGATGGAGAACTTCATCAATCCGCCGTCAAAACGAACTACCAAAG GAAAGTCTTCATGTGAATGATATGAAGTATCCTCACATCGTCCATGTAGAACAGGGAATAACTGAAGATGTAAACAATAAAGTATCCTCTGCTGTTGGAACACAGGTTATTGACTTGGAAG AGTCAATTTCATGCCTGGAGGAATTTGTATATATCTTTCTGGATATTGGAAGGTTTAATATGTCTGCAAGGTATTATAAG GAAATTCTTGAGTATTATTATCAGCATTAG